CAAGTTCATCCAATCAGGCTTAGCAGGACTACCTTCAGGGATGGCGAAACCCCAGCGGGCACCTCCGAGGAAGGAGACGATGGAGGCTCCGTAAACCATCTGAGCATAAGCCACTTCAGGGTAGAAGGACTGTGTGGCAGCCATGAGCACAGGGGCCGCCAGGAAAGGGATGAGCCCTGAGAAACCGAGGTACAGGGCTGGCTTCGGAGCCTTGGAGAGAGCCCCCAAACTAAAGCCCTTCTTACTCTCATCTCTGTCTGAAGTGCCCTGTGAAGTCCCATGGCAGAGACATGAGGGAAGCCAGCTGACGGGTCTGAGCCTCAAAAAACTGTTGGTGGAAGTAGATCTGAATGACAGTGAGGGAGAACGAAACCACAGCTGAGGTTTTGTTGAGTAGTTCGGTGCAGTGGTTGTCCGCTGAAGACACCTCCAAGCTGCAACCTGGAAAACAGTCATTAAAAGAGATTAAAACACACATAAGTGAATTAGtgttttaattattatatttaacaaatactgCATAGAGTAAagcaaaaatatttttgaatcATACTTAGTTTTGcattcatcaatcaatcaatcaatcaaattttacttacatagtgccaaatcataataaaagttacctcatgacactttacatatacagcTGGTCGAAATTGAAattcatggaaaaataaaaattctaATCGTCCATGACATGGAACAAAATCGAGATGAAAATTTTGATCACATCATCCAGGCCTAGTTGATGAAAAAAATAACCCAACTCAACAAACAGTCATTAAAAAAAGAGACTAACTGCAAAAATCAGCATAAGTCCTTCCTTTATGATcagacaaaaactgaaaatacatattttttttgtacattctTTGTGGATATTTATCATCTGTCACTTCGTACCTATgctgatttgttttatttcatttccaattaattaattatttattttttaacaaatactgcATTGAGTAAGGCATTTCTGAATCATGATTAGGTTTCAGTATGAgtaaaagtaagtaaagtaaattttatttatagagcacttttcacagacagagtcacaaagtgctttatcaattcaaatcagaatcagaaaaagtaacaaaaccgaagttcaacttttttttttttttaatcatatcaccTATGAAAAACTATCATGACCAtattgaaaaatcttgaaatatttTCAGTAATGAAAATAAACATGAAGTTTTTGCCACCCTGAAATAACCAGTAGAGAGGTGAAATACAATgtttaagaataaaataaatccatattTGACATAAACCTGTTTAAACTGTAGTTATTTGCAACCAAGCTAAACGACAAACCGTTTTTTCTCTCTTACCTCAGAAATTATGCTTCTTGTTGATGCAATTCTAAACATTTTCAATCTGCAAAGAACACATTTCTTATTAGAATTAAAATACTGCACTCTTATAATACATGCACTCAACAGTTTGAACTTAGATACAACCAACACATGCTAATGTTCTTGCTAGGTTAACACTGTAACTGCATTTACATGATGCAATACTGAGCCATTCCACTGTCATCTGTGAGCCTGCAGGTATTACCGAAGAGTCTGCCTTTACTAGTGTGTCATTCGAGTGTCTGCCACGGACACACAAAAGACAATAACACGCAGATAAACGTTGTGGTTTTAACTAGCTTCACTAGAGGTCGTTGACTGGTTTCTATCGATGATCAATTAAATGCCTGCCTGTCTGATGTTCTCCAACTAGCTAAACGCGACTGTTTCTGGTATCGATTGATTTGGCTGTCAGCGGCGGGGGAGGTATGAAGTTATGTTCAAGTTATCAAAATCACACCATAACTGATACCAACACCATGTCCAGAAAATATAATGGAAATCCAATAACAGTGAACAGTTCTTCTCTCAGATAAGAATACATTGGGTTAATTATACGGAAGAGCGTTTTCTATGTGTGGCACTCTGAGGTGGTTTCAGctttaaaaacactgcagaaccTCAGCAGGTTGCATAACCACGGTGGGTCTTGAATGTAGCTTCATAGAGACTGTTCGAATCCCTCAGTGCCAGCGCCAGTGGTAAGCGCTCcgaaaacccaaacaaacacttCTAGTCGTATTATTCACGAGGTTTTGCGCTGCGAGAAAGAATAATCTCATTGGAGTTTTCAGGGGTTTTTTGCACACCTTCGGATAATTCTCCATCGTAGACTATGTTGCTCAGGAGAAGCTACACGGTATCGTCATGAAACACTGCAAGTTAGCACGCTAGCATTTAGCAAGCTGATGAATGTGTGCTGCCGCTGCTAAGGTAGCCATTTTGAAACTGTGTTGTTTCAACGAAGCCAGGTCTGTTTACCTCTATAGTATACTCATGACAGCTATTTAAATAGGGATTTTTAGTTGTTCTGTGTATGTTAAACGTGTTTTTATGTCGCTAAACCTTCCAACAGTTATAATTCATTTAAACTGCCAACCTGTTTTCGTGCTGTAATAAACAGGCTAGGTAACGCCAGCTATTGGCTAACAATTGCTGCGCTTACGTTAGTTAACTAAGCAGGGTTAGCTAGCAGCAGAGTTACGAAAGAACTGATAACGTTATTAACTTGTGCTTATTGTGAATTATTTGTTAAACACCCCCGCTGTTTCTTAAATGTCTGAATTTACATCGATGCACTTCAAAACACAGTATTACTTTGCTAGTTAGCTAGGTGAAACGTGCATGTACTGTGTCTTAATTGGTGTGCTGCAGTATTTGTGGACATACGAAAATCCCATGATGTGTAAAATGGCTCTGGTACAAATGCACCTCTGTCGTTATCAGTTGTTATAAGGTTTTGTTTCACTTTGACTACATGTCTGCGCTGCCCACGGAAGCCCGTGTCCGTGGCAAACTCATTGATGCTGAGCTGTTACGTAATAGTTCAGCCCACAGTAGCTGTTTGTGAataaatggtttatttttgtttgggaGCTAAGGTTCGTCATAAACGCGGGTCGGAAACATGTATAGGATTGAGTACTTAAAAAATATTCCTTGTAGACCTCTGCTGTTTACATTGTCACCCAGTTTCATTCAACGCAACACACTGACACTCACGTTGAGATGCGGAGCAGACTGCAGAGAAGTACTGAAAGTGTTCAAGTTATTTTTACATTGATATAAATATTTCATTTACCAAAGTCGACTCATTTTGAAAGGGCCAGCTTTCAGCATGAAGTGGTTTTTGAAATGCCTGAGTCATGATTTTCCCCCTCATACGTCTGAGAATGCATTTGAAGTGTCTAAGCAGCATTTTCTTCTGATTCGAAAGCTATTTTAggctgaaaaagtaaatttagagAAGAAGTCTCTCATAATATTGGGCAACAAAGTCATTAGTTGCCTCAAAAATAAAGGAACAAATGGGAAAATTTCGATTCATTATGGATTGAACAATTTCAGAAGCCAAATATTTGCTGTCTCCTAATTATTTGGTGCACCACATTGTAATACAAGAGCACTTTTTACTCAAAAGAGAAAAATCAACATTGTCGTCACTTAGATTTTTGGCAGTTTGATATTCAGCTTCAGATTTGTTAAGTCATTACCCTGATTCAGATGCTCACTGATCCAGATTTATTTacttgattcatttatttatcaaggGTGCATATTACTATGTATGACTCTCTTTGCTTTTTCTTGGAACATAGTTTTGTAATCATACCAGCCTTTAAAATTCAACTATAGGTTATCTTGTACCCAATGTGTTGTAATATTCCATTAATTTTGATCAACCTAAACAAATTTGGGAGGACTTCATACTAAAACAGTAAAATGGAATAGATTTCATCAGAACCCACAGAATTGATCTAGGTATCTGTGTAATTTTGAAACTGTGTTGAATTCTAAGCAATTTTGTTTCTGATTAATGCAGATCCAGTCTGTTCCTGTGCAGATACACATGAACTCCCAGCAAGAAAGAAACAAACTGCACTGAAGCTTCCtgtgtgaggaaaaaaataattctaGAAGAAACGGACAGAACCACTTTGCAGCAGAATTTGGACGCGTGTATTTTTTTCAACCaacgtctcttttttttttcctccgaaGAAAAAGAAGTTGATTTTGCTGAATTGAAACTTTTTGGAGACATTTCATTGTAGCAAAAGGACTGTTGTGCATCATACTAAACGAAGGCCTTTGATGTGTGGATAaatttattttgcttttaaaCTTGCATATCTATG
The DNA window shown above is from Sphaeramia orbicularis chromosome 17, fSphaOr1.1, whole genome shotgun sequence and carries:
- the LOC115437657 gene encoding transmembrane protein 69-like isoform X1; protein product: MAQYCIILKMFRIASTRSIISEVAAWRCLQRTTTAPNYSTKPQLWFRSPSLSFRSTSTNSFLRLRPVSWLPSCLCHGTSQGTSDRDESKKGFSLGALSKAPKPALYLGFSGLIPFLAAPVLMAATQSFYPEVAYAQMVYGASIVSFLGGARWGFAIPEGSPAKPDWMNLGNSVVPSLLAWVALLCRDNIAEGALVVIMGLGLSLHYDLTLLPGYPAWFKAMRTVLTLVATFSLVATLTLKKFCPEKRLKELQK
- the LOC115437657 gene encoding transmembrane protein 69-like isoform X2 — translated: MFRIASTRSIISEVAAWRCLQRTTTAPNYSTKPQLWFRSPSLSFRSTSTNSFLRLRPVSWLPSCLCHGTSQGTSDRDESKKGFSLGALSKAPKPALYLGFSGLIPFLAAPVLMAATQSFYPEVAYAQMVYGASIVSFLGGARWGFAIPEGSPAKPDWMNLGNSVVPSLLAWVALLCRDNIAEGALVVIMGLGLSLHYDLTLLPGYPAWFKAMRTVLTLVATFSLVATLTLKKFCPEKRLKELQK